The Zalophus californianus isolate mZalCal1 chromosome X, mZalCal1.pri.v2, whole genome shotgun sequence genome window below encodes:
- the DLG3 gene encoding disks large homolog 3 isoform X6 has translation MMNSSMSSGSGSLRTSEKRSLYVRALFDYDRTRDSCLPSQGLSFSYGDILHVINASDDEWWQARLVTPHGESEQIGVIPSKKRVEKKERARLKTVKFHARTGMIESNRSIKTKRKKSFRLSRKFPFYKSKENMAQESSIQEQGVTSNTSDSESSSKGQEDAILSYEPVTRQEIHYARPVIILGPMKDRVNDDLISEFPHKFGSCVPHTTRPRRDNEVDGQDYHFVVSREQMEKDIQDNKFIEAGQFNDNLYGTSIQSVRAVAERGKHCILDVSGNAIKRLQQAQLYPIAIFIKPKSIEALMEMNRRQTYEQANKIYDKAMKLEQEFGEYFTAIVQGDSLEEIYNKIKQIIEDQSGHYIWVPSPEKL, from the exons GGCCCTGTTTGATTATGATCGAACTCGGGACAGCTGCCTGCCAAGCCAGGGGCTCAGCTTCTCCTATGGTGACATTCTGCACGTCATTAATGCGTCTGATGATGAGTGGTGGCAGGCGAGACTGGTGACCCCGCATGGAGAAAGCGAGCAAATCGGTGTGATCCCCAGTAAGAAGAG ggtggaaaagaaagaaagagctcgATTGAAAACCGTGAAGTTCCATGCCAGGACGGGGATGATTGAGTCTAACAGG TCGATCAAAACGAAACGTAAAAAGAGTTTCCGCCTCTCTCGAAAGTTTCCATTTtacaagagcaaagaaaacatGGCCCAGGAGAGCAGCATACAGGAAC AGGGAGTGACATCCAACACCAGTGACAGCGAAAGCAGTTCCA AAGGACAAGAGGATGCAATTTTGTCATATGAGCCAGTGACACGGCAAGAAA TTCACTATGCAAGGCCTGTGATCATCCTGGGCCCAATGAAGGACAGAGTCAACGATGACCTGATCTCGGAGTTCCCGCATAAATTTGGATCCTGTGTGCCAC atACCACTCGGCCTCGGCGTGATAATGAGGTGGATGGACAAGACTACCACTTCGTGGTCTCCCGAGAACAGATGGAGAAGGATATTCAGGACAACAAGTTCATCGAAGCAGGCCAATTTAATGATAATCTCTATGGGACCAGCATCCAGTCGGTGCGGGCAGTTGCAGAGAGG GGCAAGCACTGCATCTTAGATGTTTCTGGCAATGCTATCAAGAGGCTGCAGCAAGCACAACTTTACCCCATTGCCATTTTCATCAAGCCCAAGTCCATTGAAGCGCTTAT GGAAATGAACCGACGGCAGACATATGAACAAGCAAATAAGATCTATGACAAAGCCATGAAACTGGAGCAGGAGTTTGGAGAATACTTCACAG CCATTGTACAGGGTGACTCACTGGAAGAGATTTACAACAAGATCAAACAAATCATCGAGGACCAGTCTGGGCACTACATTTGGGTCCCATCCCCTGAAAAACTCTGA